CGTCTCCGATAGTACTAGTGAAGAAGAAAGACGGCACAATGCGATTTTGTGTTGATTATAGAAAGCTAAACGCCGCGAAAATTAAGGATGCGTATCCGCTCCCGAGAATAGATCAGACACTAGACAGTCTTTCTGGTTCCAAATGGTTTACCATTCTCGACCTCACCAGTGGCTATTGGCAGGTTGAGATGGAGGAAGCCGACAAGAAAAAAACAGCCTTTGTTACCAGAAAGGGTCTGTTCCATTTCAATGTCATGCCTTTCGGTCCGTCAAATAGTGGAAGCACGTTCGAACGTCTTATGGAAAAGGTTTTAGCAGGGTTACACTGGGAAGTGTGACTTGTTTACCTTGACGATATAATCGTGTTCGGCTAAACATTTGATCAGCATCTCAGCAGACTTCGACAAGTATTCGAAAGACTTCGAGCCGCTAATATAAAGTTAAAACCGATGAAGTGCGAATTCCTAGCAAAGTCCGTGAAGTATCTTGGTCATTTCGTGTCCGAGGACGATGTGAGTGCTGATCCAGACAAAACCAAAGCCGTATCCGACTGGTAGACAACGAAAAATGTCAAAGAACTACGTAGTTTCCTCGGTCTTGACTTCTATTATCGGCGTTTAGTGAAAGGGTTTTCATCCATTGCCGGATGTTTGTTTCAACTTACGGAAAAGAATCGACCGTTTGTTTTGACAGCCGATCATGACTTAGCATTTATGAAGTTGAAGAACAAACTCACAAGCTCCGAAACTCTGAGGTATCCGGAGTACATTCATACCCGATACGGACGCAAGTAACTCAGCCATAGGCTCGGTTTTATCACAGAAGCAGATGTATAACGAAAAGTAGTGGAAAGGCCAATTGCGTACGCCAGTCGGACGTTGACAAAGTCTGAGCGTAAATATTATTGCGTTGCTAGAAGGGAATTGCTTGCCGCCGTCTCCTTCATAAAACAGTCCCGTCACTATCTATACGGACGAAAGTTTAAGCTTAGGGTCGACCATGCAGCGCTTCGATGGCTTCTTTCTACGCGCGTGCCAGAAGGTCAGATCGCCCGTTGGATCGAAACTTTAGATACGTACCAGTTTGAGATCGAACATAGAGCCGGAAAGAGACATTCAAATGCGGATGCACTATCACGCCGACCGTGTAATCAGTGTGGGCTCGATGAGAACAGTTATTCCGACTTAGAGGTAGACAGATCAGCAAATATGGTTTTGGTAGACGATGAAACCAGAAAGAACATTAGAGACCACCAGGCTGATGATGATGAGCTTAGTTTTCTCGTGAAAAGTTTGGAAAAAGGGGTAAAACCAGCACTCGACTGTTTTCCAGCAGCATCATCGGAGTTGAAAGCGTACATGGCACAGTGGGAACAGCTTGAGGTAAAGGATGGGATCTTGTTCCGTCGATGAGAGTGAAAGCGGATCAAATCACTAGTATCTTCTGACTGTACCTTACACGCTCCGCAAGGAGATTCTCCAGGAACCGCATGATGCTAAAACAGCAGGACATCTGGGTTAAAAGAAGACAGTCCGTAAGCTAAGAGACAGGTTCTTCTGGAGGGGCCTATCATCCGATGTCAGGAGATGGATCGAATCCTGTCCAGCATGTGCCGCCAAGAAGAATCCTATTCCGAAACGAAAGGCGCCGATGAACATCTATTTGAGTGGCGAGCCTATGGGGAGAGTAGCAGCTGACATTCTTGGACCTTTGCCAATCTCTGAGAGGGGACATCGTTACATATTGGTCGTTACGGATTGCTAAACCAAATGGATGGAGGCGTTCCCTATTCCGGATCAAGAAGCTAAGACCGTACCTCGTGTTCTGGTAGAGGAATTTTTCTGTGGATTCGGAATGCCACAGGAATTCCACTCGGAGCAGGGGAGAAACTTTGATTCTGCCCTAATGAAAGAGGTGTGCGGAATGCTTAGGATTCATAAGACGAGAACGACACCGTTTCACCCTCAGACGGATGGACTAGTTGAGCGGTTTGGTCTTAACCTGACAGCAATTTTCTTCTTTCTAAAGCCAAAGAAATGTATTTACACATATTATTCAATTCCTTTAGATTTGTGTATTTATTAATTGAATTTACGTTAACGTGCTAGGATTTCTGACATGGTAtggttttataaattttaatctTAGAATTTCATACACCTtacattttataacgaaatggAATTCATCTTCAATATCATCATTACAAAATGAACATATTCTCTGATTCCTAGGTATATTCCTGTATCTCCCCCTCTCTATATTCAAATCATGGGCAGATAACCGAAATTTAGACATTGTTTTGTTTCTCTTAACTTTAATGTCTGAAGATTTCATTATGCAAACATATTACACAGATTATATGTTGTGAATGGTTAATTACACTTGAGGTCCAAAAAGTATTAGTAATTACTATACACGGTGTCCTTTAGATGGTTTTCCAGCGGTTTTCTGTGTTCACGACCGATTCTGGCAAGCCGTTCCAGACATTACCAACCACATTTCATCGTACCAATCCATGTTGTTGGTGGATATTGGTGTGTTCACGACGATTTGatgtattattttaattgtttttatcatcTTGGTTTATTAGTTGATTTATATTTCACTAAATTCAGACTTCTATGTGATGCAATGCTTTTTggtgtatatacatttatgtgtaAGGATTCGTACATGTATCTcgtagatactttttcgatatttttttctcttgaaacagttacatgatacatgtaaatgaagGTTTTGAGTTTACTCTCCATGCATCATAagacggggggggggggcaaacatgtctttttgcccccccccccccccccattttcgccgactgaaatgttctaaaaatgcatatttgaaagaaaaaagagtcCTCCTGCAcaatttttgtacttcattctaaaaaaatttccgctgcgcggcgcatttcctaaaacgttcaagcacataatgttcaaacctttaatagtagtaattcaatacacatgaactacactAAAAATATCCATTGAGGGATTCTACGTactgcatttgtatttcaaaaatgtctcttaaaagattactttgtttatatgtcttagcaagacaattaattcattattattttgagttacaaaacaatgtgccgatggtgtgaagccggtatgttcagatcgagcagggctgcacaatgatatgacgacacaattatcacaattatcattttcaaatgcaggttactttaaatcgaaaaattaccatggtaagaacgctttaatatcattaaaatacatcgttaaacattctaaaatcgtatttttttttcccgggggagacccccggaccccccaaactccaaaatctcgcgccttcggacgctcgcaaattcatcaaaatgcgttgtaaaactcatcttagccattctaaatcgtaatattttttcccgggaaAGACCCCCGAACTCCcataacaccaaaatctcgcgctttcgggcgctcgcaaaatcatcaaaatacactgtaaaattcatctaagccattctaaatcgtaatatttttcccggggtcgacccccagaccccaaaatctcgcgccttcggcgctcacacgctaatttggccagttttcgttaatttcctttttaaagtatatatggttgtgtgttgaattaatctcctcctgtaggtgcggcgggggttacaaaatattgaggacctttgccccccccccccccccccccattacgtttcatcttcctatgCCACTGATTGGTCATTTAATTGCTTTTGGAAATGAAAAGTGTAGttgatgtatacatgtgtatgtattcCATTCCTTATATACTTACTTTGAATGGATATTTTACCAAGTTTTTTAGCTAAGAAATAGTTAATTTAACAGCTTAAAGTGCCCAAATGCCACACAGAAGCGTCtagaatatcaaaattttcTGATCCCTCAGACGAGAAGGAAACTGCGGACCTTTtttccatcctcgatattccagaggttactctacacccctggactatcacataataaaatatggaggcagttcaggagaaaaaaccctgaccaatcacaggcctttaaagacttcttttgaagattacagagaaagcAATGCCGAACTCACCAGCatacaattcctttgatgtacattaaatgaTCAATTACCTGTGTTTTTTGTTGCCAGTTTTActaagatagtccaggggtggatatgacgtcagtgatagtaacacctggagtatcaaggatgcgCTCTCTCGTGCTTTATCCCCATCTCAACCTGAAATGTTGGCCTGCAGCCACCAGAGGGGCTTCCAAAGCCACCCTCCTGTTAATTTGCTCTGTGTCTGCTTTCCTGTACGCATTATTATTAAAAGAGGCTACAaaggcaggtaactctgtaatatgcaaatacagaattgatGACTTGGGCCACTGGCTATTTTTCGCTCAACTGCTATCATCCTTCTGGCATAAACTTTTCCCTTACTTCTACTCCAGATTATTaagcctagagatctgatattgggtctatATCATGCTGGTATAATGGCTTCAAAGTTTCTTCAAAtgggtgaccttgaccttttttaAATACCTTAACtttattcaatgtcacagggttataaataaatagaaatctTAAAGGACTTCTAGGCAATAAGTAAGGTCTTTTGAGACTAGATACGGTTGCAATGAAGGGTACCCAAGTTAGGATTTTACCTAGATCATgcatcttattgttttgattttagtAGGCACCGTGATTCCTACCAATTGGGCCTTTGGTCCAAAAACAGATAACGTTTTATTGGAGAAAATACAGCTTTATTTAAAATCCAACTTATAACATAACAGGGTTACAACAATGTAATCTTCAAAGTATTGGTAGCTAcgattatatataagtacattgtgATGGAAAGTATGGAAAACATCAAGAAAATGTTTAATGATGTTTATGATAACACTAATCAAACTTACTTATTTATTTCTAACCTCTAAAACCGACATACCCCGGTAGTAAGATTTTCGGATCACAAAAAAATTCACTATTACCactaatttataaataattattaagtATTATACATAGTTATGCTTATGTTCTAACATTCTAAAGttaataaacataattttatgtacAGTCAATCCTCATCTCTCCAACTAAGAAATCACACACAAAGacactgtttttgtttttggcaCATTTAGCACTCAACTtcataatttataataaaatgttaattattacagagttattccttgtgggtaggtattgattgtgagaTTATTTCATAAGCAAAGTTTACATAGTTTTCCttgaaaaatatgacatgtCGCTCACAGaataatgacataataatgaATACCTaactgcaagggcagataactctatactATGCAAATATTCTGAGCACTTAAAGAGATAGTATGACTGAACTGGGGCCATGTAGTGGAGTGGTTAAAGTGATCTGACACATTACATCTGGCCCTCTGGGTTTCAAGCTCGTAACCCACCTAGGATAGTTGTTAGGTCTCGACTATAATTTGGTGGTTATTCTTCAGATACTCTGGCTACCCTCCACCTCCTTAAATTAGTTCGAACCACattgtgtaatggcggacagcgatcGTAGCGAGTTTGAAACAtttacacacatgtcacaacccaTGGGCtgtttcaggcatatcacagggGTTAAaacgactgatctaatttccatctagaaactggttttttttctgattattgtacaaatattaaTGTTCTCATTAGACTGAAATGTCCCTTTAAATGTCAATGACTTTAAATAGGTAGCAGAACAAAATAAACTCAAAAGAGTGTCACTCAATTATTACAGCAGTTTCCTGTTGTTTTTGCTTTGAGAACATTTATGAAAACCATCCTTCTAAATCTGGTTATGAGTACCTGGTATAATTTAATACTGCCCCATTAATGTCGTACATTCAGACGGTAGAAGATTAATAGTCATAAACAATGTCAGATACCTAAGACACATGCCCACCAAATCCCCTATACACTAAGTATAATGGAAGCAGTCAAATGCTACACatgataaaataacaatatttacaaataaagtaCATGTTTCTTGAATTTTTGCTACTGTCAGTTCATACAAAATCTGATAAAAAATCGTGAATATTAAACTGTTAGATGTGGTATTGCTACATAGTAGATATACAGagataattattataatgatatactaATACAATGTGTATGCATATTGGTAATCAGGTACATGTATTCGGTCTTTCCATAtaacagagttgtctgcccttgttttttttgttgtttttttctgccCTTTTGGGAAATTCAAAGGTATCActtgtgacattattatttgtGAGAGAAAATTATGTTGCTTTAGACTGAAAATGTGACTTTGCAATAACAAGCACGACTtatgccaaaaaaaaaataaaatgtctgttAAGGGTTACCCGACAAACCCTAATTCTttctaggatttttttttaaaaagttggaTTTACACCCCAGATTCCAGTTCCGGTCAcaagtgaaagacactaaaaaaaaaaaaaaaaaaaaaatctgtcctTCCGACCTATTTTTTGCCAATTGATGtgaccctaaacagacattttttttttgaggaATATCAACCTGCAAGGAcagctaactctgtaatttgtAAATGCGGGTGAAACTTGTGAATGTGAATGAACTAGAAACAAATctacacattgtacacatgaaaCTAATATAATGATGTACGAAGCAATgttaatacagaaaaaaaatcacaaacacTTTATTTTTCAATCAATGTGGTTCAAAGTAAAGTTGAAGTGTGTTTCTCGAACTCTGGTTGAAATCAAAGCATTTGATGTGATACAATGCAATTAGCGTAACTAAATAATCAGACAACTCATTTATATGACAGTCCTGCTGTCTTTGAAAAGATGACAAGTTTTGACAATAATTCAACTCCTTTTGTTGAAAAACAATTGATAATGATGAGAATAACCCTAATTGAATCCTTTTTAATCTAGTTGACATAAAATATTTCCAGAAACATATGACTATGTCCTTAAGAAATATACTTAAATCTTATTGTTGATTTCATTCAACTGAAAATTTATGATAAaaacacatacaccaatgtgcCAATACTATCAATATGAATCAATGGGAGGCAACTCCAATAGATAAGACTATTCAAGAATAttctatatattaaaaaaaatgaaaggcTGTATTCAATATAACAACTGAAGTGCTACCAAAAGTCTACTGTACGTTTCTGAATAAAAAAACTGTTCTAACTAGGTCAGAATCTTCTAAAGCAGAATAGTCATGCCACAAAAATAAGTTCCACATTAATACAAATTATTGAAGAActttatataaatcacattaCTTAAACTGATATCACATTGTTTATGCTTCACAAATGATCCCTCCAATCATAGAAAAATTGGGTGAATCTGTCGTCGAGATAGTGTCTTCCGACAAGTCGGACAGCGTTTTTGGGACCGGATGGCACCTTCAATACACTCATTACAGAAGATATGTCCACATGTCGTTGAATTAAGCTGACGACCACTTCTTGTTATCTACAAACAAACACAGGCATACAGAATACAAGGCCAAACAGACCTTAAGTCCGTTAAGTAAATGACAGATGGTTTTAGACACTATCTATGCCACTTTAGGATATATGTATACTTTTTCATCTTTCTAGAATTTGAATGCTTTTAAAGCTCAGAAACAAATAGCAAAGTTACAAAATCTTGTAACTTTATGTTAATTCTGTATTAACTTTCATTGGTTTTGTGGTAGTTTTGGGATTACTCCATTGTTGTATAGGTTGTCTGGAAAAGTTCtagaaacaaaataatttcaaagcTTTGACCACGAATATCAGTAGCAATTAACATTCTATGCTTTACAGTATTTCTGATATCACACCCAGCTGGTTATTTTTGTAGATGTAGAAGATCTGTAAAATAACCAGACACATTCGaactatatacagtgtactaGCATAGCTTGAacatgaaatttatatttaaataaatacatagaaTTACAACCAAACagtaacattttctttgttgttttatttatctaatGTTGGTAGAAAGTCGATGGAAATAATAGATAACATGATAAATGACTTTACCCGTTCATCACTGTCGAGGCACACAGGACAGGTAACCTTTCTATTACCAGGTAAGGATGCTATGGAATCATCCAGGTCAGGTGTGAACCTGTAAGGAAAACAAATTTTACCTGGTTAATCTTTACTATAACATGAAGTTTACTTGTGTTgtgtaatttttgtttgttgttttcgtGGTTGCTATACCGTTAAAACTTGTAGTATTGCCGCACACAGTcgtaatttgcgcaggtactttgtAGGGCGGGATTAtgtgtaaaaaatctactatcagtttATTTTGCGCCATAATTTTTTTGGGGAGGAAAAACGATGGTCCAGGGCAGTCCCAAAAGTGATGTCATGAACAGTGACATTTCAATGCAATTATTCCCTAAAATGCTTGTATcttgcacaaagaagtgttgtattgACGATAATAGAACATTTAAAAACGCatcgtgtttgttttcttttatggcACCTTAAACCTGAAACTAAAATATCTTGCAGATGTCTAAAACATCGGCAGTCGGTCCGCCCTACtacgtgcacatgtcaatgtcttgagatattacacatgattAGTTATCAGGGAACATTTAAAAAGATTTGaaatctatttgtttaaaaaatgtacattaattaagtaattagtgtgttgagatcattaacaatcaacaacaATCGGACTAGCAGGATACGCTATGTTAAGCTTGCAAAAATCAAATTTGCGACGTTAACTCACTTAACCTGTATGGTACCAGATCGATAGTGGACTGgctaataatatttatcaattacagTAGAATAGGTCCACTAACCCTTGTAAGCCTTGAGTTAATTCTGCAGTAATATAAATTGCATACTAGCTTATATCAGGATCAGTGTTAGGCATCTTATAAATTCAACGTTGTGTTTTGACTTTTATGCACACGCCCTACATGCTGGGCCCTACGTAAGGTTCATGTTGTTTTCGTGGTTGCTATATTTGAAATGACATATCACTGTGATTTTTGTTCTGTGTgctaaatgtttaaatataattacaacGTTTCCACccatgaaatgaaatgaaagacCAAAACCACAGATCAAAGATTcaacaattttaaacattacaCCATTACACTCTCCAATATCAATACCAGTTGTACCGTAAAAATCTTTAACATGGTAACATAATATATCACTTCTTTAATAGCATCAGTAAACATGGTCTCCAACCTTCCCCTGGCTGTGTTATACCAGTCCTCCACCTCCAAGTAGCAAGTTTGAATCTTATGTAGGGCAGTTGCATTTAATGGTACAATGTATTGAATATCTGTAAATAACTCTGGTTGTTGATatgatttatattgataaacCGAAAAACTTTTAGGTTTAGGTACATTTTTATGTAGCACCAAATTACTATGCAGGTAATTTAATTAAGAGTGCGCCAGGTTTAGGAAGAGGAAATTGGAGTACTTGGAGAAAAGCCATCAACCTGCAATCAGTACATAGAAACTGCCAAAAATGCTTTTAAACTCACAGTCCAGAGGTGGAGTTGGAGGATTAGTGATAACCAAATAACCACTGCAGCCTCCTAATTATAAGTAAAACATTGTACCACAAGTAACCAGTTATGAGTGTGTTTCTTATCAGATTCACTTACAGGTTCTCAACTGCTTCAGCCACTTCATCATCCTCTTCTACCAACAAGTCACCAGACAGGTCAAGGACAGACTCCTCGCCGACCTGTAATAACCAGAAATCATTCACTATTTCATCAAGTGTTATTGTCTGGAGATCTATTTCgtgtcaaatttcaaattaatgtattttacctTTAATATCAACTTTTACAATCATAGATCAATAAATTCATTAAATCAAGTATAATGTAAATTTATAGGCGATCTACTGTATCATAATTTACAGTCccaaaacaatttatttaattgGTCAAGTTTTGGTTTCTCAAAATAATGGATTATCTCTACATGTAGATTATTATACCTTCtttcactataaaaaataacaacacaataTACATCTCCATATAAGCactatttaaaaacaaataagtCCAGTTTTGCATACTGCATAGATCATATCACCAAAGCTTCCACTCTTGTTAACAACCAAgcattgcatattacagagttatctacccttgtagGTTGggattgattgtgacatcatattgtGTTTGCGAGCTGACATCATACTTTAGAGAAAAGGACAtgaattttgctcacaaaataatgacctcacaatggatacctaccagcaagggaaataactctgcaCTATGCAAAGGCAGAATAGTAATTACTCCAATACCATCATTAGCTTTTTAGGTGTtacaaatatcacatacaaaaaGGACCGATTCATCTGTTGTGTTATGATGACTTGGAGCATTTGTAGCGATGGGACTGGTAAGGTCAATAAAATCATTGCCAGTGTCACTTGTAAGGTCAATACAGCTCCTGTTCGGTTGTGAAGAAATTATCTCTACATCTGAAATAGAAACAAAACTTTAAGGTTATTAATATCATAAGTAAATGACAATTAAAAGTAGTTGGTTGGTACCTACACATTGCTAAAACAGAAATCAACTTCATCATATCTATTCTTTGTATATATCATTCAAGCCAATTCACATGGttttacaaaatttctttcttttgataaagaaaaaatcatCTACGTTGTCAAGTACTATAATACCATGAAGTGAAAATAATAGTGAATTCCACCAATAATGTAATTTCGAAttcaatgtatatacattacaaTCTGCCTAAGCGATTACCTCTACTTAAGACCGCTTTCCCATGGTCCCCAATGGCCAGGCcattttcaacacaatttgacctgtacGTGTACAATGACTTGCCGGGGTGGTCATTATAGAGACAGTTATGATCATAACTATTTTGCCAAATCTCTTTATTGCAAAATTAGAATAAATAGTTATACAGGGATTATGAGATCCCAAAATGATGTGGGTAAGTTAAGACAATAACCGCACAacaaatgatgtcacaatcactgaATGGTAGGACTAATCAACTGTAAATTGGAAATTTACTCACATCATTTTAGGATCTCGAAACCGccatattaaaatgtatatatctataatcATTTCACTGCTGAATTTAAATGAGTCTTAAAGCAATACACTTTGAGTTAGCAAGTTATAAGTATAATTgcatattaatataaaaatatcaagaagACATGTCATAAATTACACCATATTACACTCCCATCCATCAAATCTAATTACTTTTTGAGGCATGAAACAACAGCTTAAAGTGTTTTATTTGTGATAACTATACCATTAGTGTTTTCAGTGTTATTTAAAACTATCCGTGAACGAAGAGGTCTTCTGCCTGCAGACATCTCTCTTCTCTGGCGGCGACGGGCGCGAgactgaaatgaaataaaagatatatatatatacattataaccagATAAGTGGAAACACTATatgataatttttaaaacaatttaatagTTCGATTTCTCACATCTATTCTTATTTCCACTGTAGAGGTAAGTATAGGCcaagatttattttaattaataagtcattttttttttttattcttgtgCTTGTAGAAGTTGAATTGAATTAGAGGTGGAATAATTCTAATTATAGAACTTACTGTACCTGTGCTGTAGTATTATATGTAAGGCTCCAGTAATTAAAATAGGcttataaattttaattatagGGCTTACTGTTCATGTGCTGTAGTATTATATGTAGGGCTCCAGTAATTAAAATAGGTTTATAAATTCTAATTATAGGGCTTACTGTTCATGTTCTGAAGTATTATATGTAGACCTCCAGAAAGAGGCTTATAAATTCTAATTATAGGGCTTACTGTTCATGTTCTGAAGTATTATATGTAGACCTCCAGAAAGAGGCTTATAAATTCAAATTACAGAGTTTACTGTTCATGTGCTGTAGTATTATATGTAGGGCTCCAGTAATTAAAATAGGCTTATAAATTCTAATTATAAGGCTTACTGTTCATGTTCTGAAGTATTATATGTAGACCTCCAGAAAGAGGCTTATAAATTCAAATTACAGAGCTTACTGTTCATGTACTGTAGTATTATATGTAGACCTTCAGAAAGAGGCTTATAAATTCAAATTACAGAGCTTACTGTTCATGTGCTGTAGTATTATATGTAGGCCTCCAGAAAGAGGTTTATAAATTCAAATTACAGATTTTACTGTTCTTGTACTCTAGTATTATATTTAGGGCTCCAGTAAAGGGCTTATAAATTCTAATTATAGAGCTTAATGTACATGTGCTGTAGTATTATATGTTGGCCACCAGAGAGAGGCTTATAAATTCATATTACAGAGCTTACTGTTCGTGTACTGTAGTATTATATGTAGGGCTCCAGTAAAGGGCTTATAAATTCTAATTATAGAGCTTACTGTACATGTTCTGTAGTATTATATGAAGGGCTCCAGTAAGAGGCTTATAA
This genomic window from Argopecten irradians isolate NY chromosome 11, Ai_NY, whole genome shotgun sequence contains:
- the LOC138335039 gene encoding E3 ubiquitin-protein ligase RNF4-like; the encoded protein is MSTRIRDDRSRARRRQRREMSAGRRPLRSRIVLNNTENTNDVEIISSQPNRSCIDLTSDTGNDFIDLTSPIATNAPSHHNTTDESVLFVGEESVLDLSGDLLVEEDDEVAEAVENLFTPDLDDSIASLPGNRKVTCPVCLDSDERITRSGRQLNSTTCGHIFCNECIEGAIRSQKRCPTCRKTLSRRQIHPIFL